From Brevinematia bacterium, a single genomic window includes:
- a CDS encoding transcription antitermination factor NusB, whose product MLKFDKTISREISLQGIYQHLLGVPNEDILKLMWVEEVLGEELEYRNKKFILQYSRKILEFYFSKYREIEGIFTKFYTKNPETISSIDKAILLLGITMLLLGDVSHRIVIDEIVNLSKAYSSGNTVYKMVNKFMDSVAKNQSVS is encoded by the coding sequence GTGCTGAAATTTGACAAAACTATCTCTAGAGAAATATCCCTTCAAGGAATATATCAACACTTACTAGGTGTTCCGAACGAAGATATCCTAAAGCTTATGTGGGTTGAGGAAGTTCTTGGAGAAGAACTAGAGTATAGAAACAAAAAATTCATACTCCAATATTCTAGGAAAATACTGGAGTTTTACTTCTCAAAATACAGAGAAATAGAGGGTATATTTACGAAATTCTACACCAAAAACCCTGAAACAATATCCTCCATAGACAAAGCAATACTTCTTCTAGGTATAACGATGCTATTGCTGGGTGATGTATCTCATAGAATAGTTATAGATGAAATTGTTAACCTCTCTAAAGCTTATAGTTCGGGGAATACAGTTTACAAAATGGTTAATAAATTTATGGACTCCGTAGCAAAAAACCAAAGTGTTTCCTAA